From the Cloeon dipterum chromosome 4, ieCloDipt1.1, whole genome shotgun sequence genome, the window atcaaaattattgtaatttttcctctgaGGTCTTAATTAATGATCGCAGAAGCGGAGGAGTCGTGCAGGAGCAGAGCCAAACCCCAATGCAAAGTGTGCCTGGATGGAGATGTCCGTGTGGTTTTCCTGCCATGCGGACATCTGGTCACTTGCGTGCAGTGCGCTCCGAATTTCAGCCTCTGTCCGATCTGCCGGACCGAAATCAAAGCCACTGTTAGAGCTTACTTTgcggaataaaattaaagataagATCGTAAATATTATGCCCTCTTGGAATTAAGGCCATTCATTAATTTCGATATCCACGAACTTTGGAaaatagcatttaaaattatgataatattaaaaatatcactttttcatttgcaaaatatacatttaccattttaatttaatgtggcATAGACTGCATGAACAgagcttgaaataattatttctgaacAGGCACTGGAacctattttttcaattctaacCATGGCACTGCTATtaagataataatattttcattcacagACTAGCCAATAAGAAAACAACTGTTTATGAAAAACAAACGGGGTCTTCTTAAAGTAAACAGAgttaagcatttttaaaaacacatatAAGTTCATAACAATTTGTAATCTTGAAGAAACTACGATTTTATTCAAGCTAATCCAcccttttctaattttacaaCTGAAGAAAACCGGGTGTCCCCTGAATTACTCTCTTCTATCCCTTTGGCGGCTGCTGAGTCGCCGCTCCGACGACGTAGATATTCGCAGATAAAGCCAgtcaaatgaattttggtATCACTTGATATTTATGAATCAATTGACATTTATATCtgggcaaaatattaataaataaatcttgacACAACAAAACtcataaatttagtttttatctCAGTCCCAAAATTTACTTGGGCacagctaaattttttacattaatcttcaatatattatttcactgTACGGAATTTTAAAAGCTCCTAAATAAGAGTTAGACTTTTCAgtcgtaaaatgaaattgctgtCGAGGGGCCTCGGGTGAATTATTCTCAACAATTTCTTGTAACCGTATGAAAGcagtttacaaatttaatgcgaTAACACGTATCTCCAATAATCAACCGTGGTAAAGGGCTTCTCACTCAAAAAGCAATGTAACGGTTCTCTTATTTTAGAGGCTTTATATTGGATAGTAAAATCCCCGGTGTGATTTTCTGATATGCATTTGacccaaaaacaaaatttaaccatCTTCTATCAAATTTCTCTCCGACTTTTCGGTAGATACAGAGTATCTTGGATGAGGGCCAAGGTCTGGGAGTGAAAATAATGAGACACAATCTcgttataattaaaactatatagtttattacaaaaatccGGCGTgtgtaaatgcaaattaaagataatttaatacCAAATCTGTGTTTCCTTAACGAAGCGGAAGAATGAAAGATATAATGTGGCCTTGCTTCGTGCATACATAATGATCCTCTCTCCTTCTGTATAACTAAGATGCATTCCGGTTAACAACTAGACAACAACTTCGGTCTCCATAATATTCAGTTCACAAAAGTCTAGGAATGCATCTCGTCAAAACACagtattttgtcattttgtaCTTTGCGTGTAGAGAAATGTATGCTGTGCtgcaatatgaaaattatacaCTAATTTCTCAGCGTTATTACCGTGCAATAAGCGAAATTAGCTCTAAGAGTGCGAGTTGAGGGGTGTGTTGACTTTTATTACTTGAGCAGGATGAGGAAGCAGAACTAATTGCGATTCAGAGTGGCCTCGAAGCGCTTTTGGTACGCGCCGCTCGGGTCGTACTTGTTCACCAGCCTGGTCCAGTCACTGGGGCGGTTCTTGATCAGGAAGTTGATCACCTTATCGGCGGCGCCCTTCTGGTTCGGGTTGCACTTGGTGCAGTCAGTCTCCAACGCGTCAGGCAGGGTTCCTGCAacaggttaaaatttaaaaatatattatatattgtaaaaaaaaatacttttgtatagttaattaaattagaggaCTGTGAAactgacatttttaatttatgaattctAGCTTTTGACCATTTGATTCGACTTAAAAATCCTCTACCTTTCTCATATTCTCTCAatctctattttaaaattggttattttcattggttttataattcatattaaaaaagaaattgtttatttgtgttttgcttAATTATGGTCGAAATGAACTAAAAATGCGCGGATGTTGCAGCACTTCGCTCATTCTTTCCGCAAGGTCATTGTCCACAGCTATAAATGACAATTGGAAGGAAGTCGAGTGCAATGACAGGAACAAAGAATCAAGTACTGCAGCTTGATGGAGGTTTATTTTCAGTgacgatatttaaaaaaaaaagctCAAGCTATAACAACAACCATGCTTTTGTTCTGTTTGCTTCACAATTCTAAAACACgcgatattttaaaaagcaatttgaacATCCTGAGGGTTATTTACTGTATTTAATCTATGTTTTTATAACAACAAATGCAGTCAGCGTGTCGAGCCGTGCTCAGTAGTAAAAATTATCCGCATCCTAATTTCCATATAGGCCTGCCTCATTATCTCACACGTGTGCAGCGCATCATTACACAGCTGGTCTTGCctaggattttatttttcaaaacaacgGCAATTTCTGtgtattcaaattcaaatgagaattttaaaattgaataaatttcatgcaaacCTCCCGgaagatataaaataaattttattaatattcgtacgagaaaaataataaaaaacctccctatttttttaatggtttgAATTTCTAACTTTCTATTTAACTCCACACTGTTATTCGCTGATTTTGAAttcatcattaattaaaaaaggccaGAGAAATTTACCAAGCTTGTATTTGTCTCGTGACGTTAAATGATTTGTGGCGATGCAgccttcaattaaaaatttaacgacCTCACATTCATATTTCAGGTCAGACCGCTTGGCAACCCTAATATCAGAAGCCGCGGTCTGCTGTCTCACAACACATAATATATACGCAATGGAAACGATCAACAGACCAATaggtctgtgtgtgtgtgcacgttGAATGTGCATTTTCACTTTCACCACGTCGCACACAAGAAAGGTGGTCGCCGCACCAATTCGATTTTACATTTCCTTGTTGAGAAAAGCACAGCAGCCGTCGCGTAATCGCAGCACTCGGTGCACGTGGGGGAAAACACGTCACGTTCATTGTCGTTGCCCAAGggtaaatttgtattttcagaAGTTCTTGCTATTTGGCATTTGATGGGGACAGCTAGCAGCAGCAGTACAAAGACCGTGACACGGGAAAACCGAAACGACGTAATTGCGTCACCGCCTTTTAAGGAAAATCTCGGACCCATCGCCATAATAtagcgataaaaaaaactcagcTGTGAAGAATATTCAAGTTCTGGGCATGACTGGACAGATTCTACCACTTGTCTTTCGAGTTTTTATCGttccataaatttaaaaaataattaaacacttaagaaaatattaaaaaaggttagATTGTTATTTAGATTGAAgaaatctatttaaattaagatactAATCAAGCGACCAGCAtggaaatcattatttttttcacaatttatggaatttttcctcaaaattcgtaCACTGTTAGATAGAttgcgacgagagggatcgaaatcaagcaaaaatttggcaaaatctgtaattattcaaatgttccttggtcctgatttgattattgcaccATGGatagataaactgttgctaaatttcacaaaaaaaaacaacaattatttatctatTATCTTACCGACggaaaatgttcttaattattggcctgtaaagctctactttaaataagaaaatgtcTTAATTTGACGTTGACACTGTAAAGAGCGATACGCAATCCATCGGAGGTGCTAATTGCTTCGGCGTATATACATGCATGAATAACATTTCTCAACACAAAGAGACGCTGGCCGAGGAGTGGCGCTTTCACCTGCGTGTCCCAAAGAGCCAACAATGAGTGCGCTGCTATATAGCTAACAGCCGATGAAACTATAATAACAATGCATTGTTGGCCGGCTCATTAGCAACACAAATTAGCACCTCTCGATTTTCACGTGTGTATCCTTGGCACACACACAACTAAACTCGTTGAAGAGCGACTCACTCAGTTTTCCTTGGCGTCTCAGGTCAGAACCgaacctgattttttttactattcgAGTCCGAATAAAGGCCACCGCGGTGACGCAATGATCCTGATGACTTTGGAGAATTGAAGGttgtgagtgtttttttttcttctctctaaCGAAGATTAGATGCGAAATTTGTTTGCTAGTCAAAAAGCATGAGTCTGCTTAATGCTTTCCTCtgggtcttttttatttaacaaataatttcatttagaaTAGTACTCtgttattttgtcaaaattgattttgattaagCTGAATTATCgcatttaaaatctaaattacgAGACAACTGCAACAGCTTCTTCTGAAGTGAATCAGGCaagtttataaatttcctaattaaataaaagtaagGCTTTGCAGGCTAACAATTTATAAGATTGTGCATTGCTGActattgagtttattgttagTGAAATTGATCAATAGTTTATCTCTTAAATGTGCAAGAATGAAATTAGGACCATCAAAgatcagttaaattttatattttagtaaaattctcgaaaaaataaatgattttttcgcctGATTTTGATACCTCTGGTCGCGATCTCTCTAAtagtgtgcgaattttgaggaaatttgtgaaataaatcatgggagattaaataattaagccgattttctcacaaatttaaacggcgcaacttgggaaaattttaactttttcctaatttttaaaaaataaagaaaaaaaatcattttcggtACTTAGAAActtgaaacaaaatcaaaacaatttaaactcaCTCTTGAGCTCACGTCCTTCGGAGGTGCAGGGTCCCTGATCCATTAGACATTTGATGTAGTTGGTGAGGATGCGGTCGTTTTTTAGGATGCGGTCCAGGTCGACGCCATCGTACTTATTAGTATACCTGCTGGGCGGCGGTGCGGCCACGGAGGCGGCCACCAGCACCACCAACAACAACACTTGCATGCGGGCCATGGCGGAGATCGAGTGCTGGCCGCCCGTGCCCCACCTGCTAGATTTATACCTTCGCTCCCCCTCCTTCGTTCCGCgatcgcatttttttattatgcactgctgctgctgctgctgttgctgctgggcTCCATAATTCACCGCCGCGGTGTGTGCGGCCCCCGAAGCTGATCTCCCTGATTCTCGCGCTTAATTTACTGataattttgctcatttttcgcaactttttctctgctgctgctgccattaaccttggaatttaattttagatacTGTGGTGAATGTGAAGTTTTGATTTAAAGGCGGTGAGactttaaagataatttactTGGAAAGTTTATTTCAccttctaaaaattcatttacatttttgtttttaaattttaattattccttttaCAAGAACACAGACCTATTGAtctgaaaaatgattatttcctTATCACCTGGAtgcaaagtttaaaatataatgaagtCGTGCCAAAGGAAAACTTTCCGATTTTTGCGGTTTTCCAGTTGTGACGATAGTTCAAATATCGCACTTTAAAAACTTTCTATACGGCTGTAAAATCTGataggttgaaaatttttttatctagattaccaacatttttaaaattgaaaatatgttgGCAAATTACCTGAGGGGTACGAGTTTGGCTTTATAATTCAGCTGTTATATTGTATGATTGATTTATAgagataaaaacaatttttacattcggaaagctgataaaatctTTTGCTCTGCCCAATTTCCTGGAGAGCCGTTTGAAAAGTTGATTCAAACATACCATTGCAGtacgaaaaaaaatagaaatgacCAAAATGATGCTTGATTTTATGAGAACCTCACTTAGAAAAAGTTAATACACTCTACCACAAGCCGTAACGTTCCAGCATTAGATTTTCCCAGCGCACTTTTCTGTCAGAagtatttggaaaaaatcaccAACTTTCCCATAAGTGTAAATATCGTTTATCATTcgatcttttttaattaaattttttaaaatatttgctatcatatatatttgcaaattatcaATTGAAGTGTCCCACCGAAATCTCGTTCTTAAACGtctgtattatttttcaattgggAAAGTGCTCCGATGCATG encodes:
- the LOC135943136 gene encoding ejaculatory bulb-specific protein 3-like, with product MARMQVLLLVVLVAASVAAPPPSRYTNKYDGVDLDRILKNDRILTNYIKCLMDQGPCTSEGRELKRTLPDALETDCTKCNPNQKGAADKVINFLIKNRPSDWTRLVNKYDPSGAYQKRFEATLNRN